From the genome of Scytonema hofmannii PCC 7110, one region includes:
- a CDS encoding DUF1822 family protein, producing the protein MAGITNEIYERTVVLPITEEARNTARQLAARQPTSEKAEQVLLNTLAVSVVDNYLQMMDIPTDIAASYSRNAFVCLCSDVSDLVVTGLGRLECRPVTAQEQTCHVPVDVWGDRIGYTAVQMDEALEEAAILGFIPTVEAEEIPLHQFQPLRNLLRSLNQPREKVSPSVSATAQLTNLSQWLRNAFETGWQTLDSLVSTPQTNLAFGFRQFRKDGSSRGGKTIDLQTPQGNYSIILAVSLASSTESTSVSEESEIDIHVQVIPAMAQTSLPPGLQLMILDESGAIFEETQALSEDDFLLLQISGHPGEKFSIRVALGDISTTEDFVI; encoded by the coding sequence ATGGCTGGAATAACAAATGAAATATACGAACGCACTGTTGTGTTACCCATCACTGAAGAAGCACGCAATACGGCTCGTCAATTAGCAGCACGTCAACCAACTTCGGAAAAAGCGGAACAAGTGTTGTTGAATACTTTGGCTGTGTCAGTCGTTGACAACTACTTACAAATGATGGACATTCCTACAGATATTGCAGCAAGTTACAGCCGCAATGCGTTTGTTTGCCTGTGTAGTGATGTTTCCGATTTAGTTGTGACAGGATTGGGTCGTTTGGAGTGCCGTCCCGTGACAGCGCAAGAGCAAACCTGTCATGTTCCTGTAGACGTCTGGGGCGATCGCATTGGTTATACAGCAGTGCAAATGGATGAAGCTCTGGAGGAGGCTGCAATTTTAGGTTTTATCCCAACGGTGGAAGCAGAGGAGATCCCGTTGCATCAATTTCAACCACTCAGAAATTTACTGAGATCTTTAAATCAACCGCGTGAAAAAGTCTCTCCATCTGTCAGTGCTACTGCACAACTCACAAACCTCAGCCAATGGTTGCGGAACGCTTTTGAGACTGGTTGGCAAACTCTTGATTCTTTGGTGAGTACACCGCAAACCAATTTAGCTTTTGGCTTCCGACAATTCCGAAAGGATGGCAGTTCGCGTGGTGGCAAAACGATCGATCTACAGACCCCACAAGGAAATTATTCCATTATCCTTGCCGTCTCGCTGGCATCAAGTACTGAATCTACATCTGTATCAGAAGAATCAGAAATTGATATCCACGTGCAAGTCATTCCTGCTATGGCGCAAACATCTCTTCCGCCCGGTCTGCAACTCATGATACTTGATGAGTCTGGAGCTATTTTTGAGGAAACTCAAGCTTTATCTGAAGATGATTTTCTTCTGTTGCAAATTAGCGGTCATCCTGGTGAGAAATTTAGCATTCGAGTCGCACTTGGTGATATCAGTACTACAGAAGACTTTGTTATCTAA